In Myxocyprinus asiaticus isolate MX2 ecotype Aquarium Trade chromosome 46, UBuf_Myxa_2, whole genome shotgun sequence, a single window of DNA contains:
- the LOC127436108 gene encoding dnaJ homolog subfamily A member 4-like, which produces MVRETGYYDLLGVSPKASLDELKKAYRKLALKYHPDKNPNEGEKFKLISQAYEVLSDPKKRELYDQGGEQAIKEGGMGGGGSSPMDIFDMFFGGGGRMQRERRGKNVVHQLGVTLEELYNGSTRKLGLQKNVICEKCDGYGGKKGTLEKCSTCKGRGVQVQVQQIGPGMIQQIQSMCSDCQGQGEKFSSKDRCKNCNGHKVERKKKILEVHIDKGMKDGQKITFHGEGDQEPGLEPGDVIIVLDLKEHPVFQMQGDNLIMKMKIKLVEALCGFKKTVLTLDNRTLLIHSSPGQVIKPNDLKCIHNEGMPLQRDPYEKGLLIIQFEIEFPDKYWLPEHMLPDLEKLLPMRDHVMVSDDMEEVDLCEIDFESQKRSYSSEAYEEDEGPRHSGVQCQTQ; this is translated from the exons ATGGTTCGAGAAACCGGTTACTACGATCTGCTCGGCGTTAGTCCCAAAGCCTCGCTGGACGAGCTCAAAAAGGCATATCGGAAACTGGCGTTGAAATATCATCCGGATAAGAACCCGAATGAAGGCGAGAAA TTCAAGCTCATATCTCAAGCCTATGAGGTCCTGTCTGATCCTAAAAAACGGGAATTGTATGACCAAGGTGGAGAACAAGCTATCAAGGAGGGAGGCATGGGAGGAGGGGGCTCATCGCCCATGGACATTTTCGACATGTTCTTTGGTGGTGGAGGCAGAATGCAGAGAGAAAGAAGAG GTAAGAATGTGGTTCACCAGCTTGGAGTCACACTGGAAGAATTGTACAATGGCTCAACAAGGAAACTTGGTCTTCAGAAGAATGTCATTTGTGAGAAGTGTGACG GTTATGGAGGCAAAAAGGGCACACTTGAAAAATGCTCAACCTGCAAAGGAAGGGGGGTGCAGGTCCAGGTACAACAGATTGGACCTGGAATGATCCAGCAGATTCAGAGCATGTGTTCAGACTGCCAAGGACAGGGAGAGAAGTTCAGCTCCAAGGACCGCTGCAAGAACTGCAATGGACACAAAGTAGAACGCAAAAAGAAGATTCTCGAAGTCCACATTGACAAAG GTATGAAGGATGGCCAGAAAATCACATTCCACGGAGAAGGAGATCAAGAGCCTGGACTAGAGCCTGGTGATGTCATAATCGTACTGGACCTGAAAGAGCACCCTGTCTTCCAAATGCAGGGTGACAACCTGATCATGAAGATGAAAATCAAGCTGGTAGAGGCACTCTGTGGGTTTAAGAAGACAGTCCTTACCCTAGATAACAGAACGCTTCTCATCCACTCATCTCCAG gTCAAGTAATCAAACCAAATGATTTGAAATGTATTCATAATGAGGGCATGCCTTTGCAGAGAGACCCTTATGAGAAAGGTCTTCTCATCATACAGTTTGAG ATTGAGTTCCCAGATAAATACTGGCTACCTGAGCACATGCTGCCTGACCTGGAGAAGCTACTCCCAATGAGAGATCACGTCATGGTGTCGGATGACATGGAAGAGGTTGACCtctgtgaaatagactttgaaaGCCAAAAGAGAAGCTACAGTAGTGAAGCCTATGAAGAAGATGAAGGCCCCAGGCACAGTGGGGTCCAATGCCAGACTCAGTGA